In Citrus sinensis cultivar Valencia sweet orange chromosome 4, DVS_A1.0, whole genome shotgun sequence, one DNA window encodes the following:
- the LOC102618639 gene encoding protein NRT1/ PTR FAMILY 4.2-like — protein sequence MDAEIHASIDQSGDYEDWRRRKADSNKHGGARAASLACVVEALENMVFLSNAINFVAYFLKSMHYPAAESAIMVNNFMGTSFLLTIFGGFISDSFLTRFTTFILFCTIELLGLILLTIQAQYSRLQPAMNRRPSHTQAAILYTGLYAMATGVGGVKAALPAHGADQLDHSNRRLISAFFNWFFFSLCAGGLVAATVMVWIEENRGWNCSFKISAVALGLALCIFTIGFPIYRYKRPSGSPITRIFKVIASAIRNRKASRSEMTEQIASPGATRSNDMFRVLDKALFDDTITAAQVEETKTFLGLLPIFASTIMMNCCLAQLQTFSVQQGIIMNRTINNFKIPTQSLTVFPLTIMLASIPLYERSVHIFERKISAKYNIFRPLKRIGLGLALASGSMAMAAVVESTRRAAAENHVTLSVFWLVWQYLLLGVSDMLTLGGMLEFFYSEAPHSMRSISTALSWCSTSMGYFLSSALVSITNLVSGKFSGEWLGGNDLNHARLDLFYALLCILNFINFLNYIYWAKRY from the exons ATg GATGCGGAGATTCATGCAAGCATTGATCAAAGTGGAGATTATGAGGActggagaagaagaaaggcGGATTCTAACAAGCACGGGGGTGCCCGAGCTGCCAGCTTAGCATGcg TTGTAGAGGCATTGGAGAACATGGTTTTCTTATCGAATGCAATCAACTTTGTTGCATACTTCCTCAAATCCATGCACTATCCAGCTGCTGAATCTGCAATCATGGTGAACAATTTCATGGGAACATCTTTTTTGCTTACGATATTTGGAGGCTTCATCAGCGACTCTTTCCTCACAAGGTTTACAACATTCATCTTGTTCTGTACCATAGAGCTACTG GGGCTGATACTGCTGACAATTCAAGCTCAATACAGTCGGCTACAACCTGCGATGAATAGAAGGCCTTCTCACACTCAAGCTGCAATTTTGTACACGGGGCTTTACGCGATGGCCACAGGCGTTGGTGGCGTCAAGGCAGCCTTGCCTGCGCATGGCGCTGATCAGCTTGATCACAGCAACCGGAGACTAATCTCTGCTTTCTTCAATTGgttcttcttttctttatgtGCAGGTGGCCTCGTTGCTGCTACTGTTATGGTTTGGATTGAAGAGAACAGAGGTTGGAACTgcagttttaaaatttctgcTGTAGCTTTGGGACTGGCTCTATGCATTTTCACAATTGGTTTTCCAATTTATAGATACAAACGTCCTAGCGGAAGCCCAATAACAAGAATCTTTAAG GTGATTGCCTCTGCAATTCGAAACAGGAAAGCCTCAAGGTCAGAGATGACGGAACAGATTGCAAGTCCCGGAGCCACAAGGTCCAATGACATGTTCAG GGTACTAGATAAAGCACTATTTGATGATACCATAACTGCAGCCCAAGTTGAAGAAACAAAGACATTTCTTGGACTGCTTCCGATATTTGCAAGCACAATCATGATGAACTGCTGCTTAGCACAACTACAGACATTCTCAGTGCAACAAGGGATCATCATGAACAGAAcaataaacaatttcaaaattccaACCCAATCGTTAACCGTGTTCCCCCTAACCATAATGTTGGCTTCCATACCATTATACGAACGTTCTGTGCACATCTTCGAAAGGAAAATTTCAGCAAAGTATAATATTTTCCGGCCTCTTAAGCGGATAGGACTGGGGCTAGCACTGGCATCAGGGTCCATGGCTATGGCTGCCGTGGTTGAGTCCACGAGGCGGGCTGCCGCAGAAAATCATGTCACGTTGTCTGTGTTTTGGCTAGTGTGGCAGTATCTTTTGCTTGGGGTATCGGATATGCTCACTCTTGGTGGGATGCTTGAGTTTTTCTACTCGGAGGCTCCTCACAGTATGAGAAGCATCAGCACTGCATTGTCTTGGTGCTCAACATCAATGGGATATTTCCTCAGCTCAGCTCTCGTGTCCATTACCAACTTGGTGAGTGGAAAATTTAGTGGTGAATGGCTTGGAGGAAACGATCTGAATCATGCCCGTTTGGATTTGTTCTATGCCCTGCTTTGCATTCTTaacttcataaattttttgaactaCATTTACTGGGCTAAGAGGTATTGA
- the LOC102618355 gene encoding 60S ribosomal protein L32-1: MSSDHCSSRYIFHFKTLTHHILLHFTQGFAEAAAHRFRKMAVPLLTKKIVKKRLKKFKRPQSDRKISVKENWRRPKGIDSRVRRKFKGCVLMPNIGYGSDKKTRHYLPNGFKKFVVHNVNELELLMMHNRTYCAEIAHNVSTKKRKEIVERAAQLDVVVTNKLARLRSQEEE, translated from the exons ATGTCATCGGATCACTGCTCCTCCAGGTATATATTCCACTTTAAAACCCTAACCCACCATATTCTTCTTCACTTCACACAAGGGTTTGCAGAAGCCGCGGCTCATCGTTTCAG AAAAATGGCTGTTCCTTTGCTGACCAAGAAGATAGTGAAGAAGCGTCTCAAGAAGTTCAAGAGGCCCCAGAGTGACAGGAAGATATCAGTGAAG GAAAATTGGCGAAGGCCGAAGGGTATTGATTCACGTGTCAGGAGAAAGTTCAAAGGATGTGTTCTGATGCCCAATATTGGCTACGGCTCGGACAAGAAAACACGCCACTATCTGCCCAATGGATTCAAGAAGTTTGTTGTGCACAATGTCAATGAACTGGAACTCTTGATGATGCACAACAG GACTTATTGTGCTGAGATAGCCCACAACGTATCAACCAAGAAGAGAAAGGAGATTGTCGAGCGTGCTGCACAATTGGATGTTGTGGTCACCAACAAATTGGCCAGGTTGCGCAGCCAGGAGGAGGAGTAA
- the LOC102618070 gene encoding serine/threonine-protein kinase OXI1 → MNDVVNDRPIRSLDFSCLRIVSALGRGAKGVVFLVKDVESSESFALKVIWRDLIEKKSKELTNNDNGDKYRRISFEQRVLRNVEHPLLPRLRGVLSTDKFVGYAIDYCPGRDLHSLRKQQSEQMFSDDTIRFYAAELVLALEYLHNMGIVYRDLKPENIMIQENGHIMLVDFDLSTKLSPKTPQASPKTVLAANTRSGIKKRRSFLSKFCSSGISLEDPVHSPRIGPDPPSRSDSDSSEKSNSFVGTEEYVAPEIIEGKGHDFAVDWWSLGVVLHEMLYGATPFRGSSRKETFYRILCRPPDLVGEPTPLRNLIRRLLEKDPTKRIGVEEIKGHEFFKGVNWELLLKISRPPNIPARFEHENNESDGRGRDGTKEIDVEKFVQGIFAGGGDAEQKNEVNDEMNKNRGGEKVNNQRHACEEDNFLVF, encoded by the exons ATGAACGATGTCGTAAATGACCGTCCAATTCGAAGCTTAGATTTCAGTTGCCTCAGAATCGTATCAGCTCTCGGCCGCGGTGCCAAAGGAGTTGTGTTTCTCGTCAAGGACGTGGAATCAAGTGAGAGCTTCGCTTTGAAGGTCATCTGGAGGGACTTAATTGAGAAGAAAAGCAAAGAATTAACTAATAATGATAATGGCGATAAGTATAGGAGGATTAGCTTTGAACAGCGCGTATTAAGAAACGTCGAGCATCCGCTTCTGCCGAGATTACGAGGAGTTTTGTCTACTGACAAATTCGTTGGCTACGCCATCGATTATTGTCCCGGACGCGATCTCCATTCTCTCCGGAAACAACAAAGTGAGCAAATGTTCTCCGATGACACCATCAG atTTTATGCCGCGGAACTGGTGTTGGCATTGGAGTATCTTCACAATATGGGCATCGTTTATAGGGATTTGAAGCCCGAAAATATTATGATTCAAGAAAACGGCCACATAATGCTCGTCGATTTCGATCTCTCCACGAAACTATCGCCGAAAACACCTCAAGCTTCTCCGAAAACGGTTCTCGCCGCGAATACGAGGTCGGGGATCAAAAAACGACGGTCGTTCTTGTCGAAGTTCTGCAGCTCAGGGATTTCTCTGGAAGACCCCGTCCATTCGCCTCGTATCGGGCCCGATCCGCCCTCGAGATCCGACTCCGACTCGTCCGAAAAGTCTAACTCGTTCGTCGGAACGGAGGAGTACGTGGCGCCGGAAATCATAGAAGGCAAAGGACATGATTTTGCTGTGGATTGGTGGTCGTTAGGGGTTGTTCTACACGAAATGCTGTACGGCGCGACGCCGTTTAGGGGTAGTAGCAGAAAGGAGACGTTCTATAGGATTTTGTGTAGGCCACCTGACCTCGTGGGCGAACCGACGCCGTTGAGGAATTTAATTAGGAGGCTGTTGGAGAAAGATCCGACGAAGAGGATCGGCGTGGAGGAAATCAAGGGCCACGAGTTTTTTAAAGGTGTAAATTGGGAATTACTGTTGAAGATTTCGCGGCCGCCGAATATTCCTGCACGATTTGAGCATGAGAATAATGAGAGCGATGGTAGGGGTAGAGATggaacaaaagaaattgacGTGGAGAAATTTGTCCAAGGAATTTTTGCGGGCGGTGGCGATGCTGAACAAAAGAATGAAGTAAATGATGAGATGAATAAAAATAGAGGAGgagagaaagtaaataatcaacGTCATGCTTGTGAAGAGGAtaactttttggttttttaa